Below is a genomic region from Deltaproteobacteria bacterium.
GATCGAGGAGGAAGTCGACCTCGCCGGACAGCAGGGCGGCGACCCGCGTGGCCGGGTTGGCAATGGGCGTATAGATGATCTTGTCGATTTCATAGGGGTACGTCTTGGCATTCCACCACTTGGGGTTCTTCACCAGAATGGTCTTGATGTCCGGCTCGCGGATCTGGAGGACGTACGGGCCGGTTCCGTTCTCGTGGCGAACCGTGTATTTCTCTTCCTTGGCCTTGAAATTCTGCGCTTCCGTCGCCCCGTGTTTCTCGCACCATTTTTTCGACATGATGAAAACGTAAGACAGATTGTTGATCAGGACCGGGTCGGGCCCGGAGGTCAGGATGTGGATGGTGTGATCATCGACCACCTTGGTGCCGGTGACTGTGGTCAGGTAATTGCGGAATTCCGAGGTGGGGCCTTTGGCCCGGTTGATGGTGAAGGCCACATCCTCGGCGGTAAACGGAGTGCCGTCGTGGAAGGTGACCCCCTTGCGCAGGTTGAACTCCCACGTCTTGGGATCGAGCGTCTTCCAGCTCGTGGCCAGGCAGGGAACGATCTCATATTTCGGGTTTCGAATGGCCAGCGTCTCATAGACCTGCTGCATGGCCAGGATGGTGGGGGACTCGTTGGCGGAATGGGGATCGTAGGTCAGAGCATCCCCCTGGCTGGCCCAGCGGAGAACTTTCTCAGCCATCGCCGGTGTGGCCATGGCGCAGACCAGAATCACTACCAGTAAAATCTTGATAAAGCCGTTTTTCATCGGGGTCTCCTTTCGTTTTTCTTCACCGAATAACATGGACCGGATTGAACCGCTGGTTTCCTTGATTGAAATCGGGACGAACGACCCAAACCCGGGATGAGAATGAACAGCTATCGGAATCCCGAGGGGGTTGAAGATCGTTTAGGTGACTCTTCTCTTGACTCGTTGCTTCCCTCCCTCTCCTTTATCAAATTGATTCGCAATTCCCGAGCATCACCTCCTTAAAGTAAATAAATCGCGACCCATTTAGGCGTTATGTTGATTATATGGTTTCGGCGAAACACCCTCCGGAAAGAAATGTAACCTATTAGCAAAATTTGTCAATTATTAATTTTTTATTAATTTTTTAGAAAGTAACAACTTATCTGGACATTGTCCGACAGATTAAGTTCTAAATAGTTTCCGGATGGACATTAATTAATGGTCTATAAATCGCTCCCGTTTTCGCACTTAATTTTATTCTTTTTCTCTTGCAACATTTTTCCTGTTTCTTTACAATTGGCGAAGATTAAAGGAAGAAATAAGGAATAGGGGGAGGAGATGGCGGATCGCGTGGGGATCGTGGGCGTCTATCAGACGAAATACGAGTCCCGTAAAATCTTCGACAGTTATCCTGAGTTAGTTTTTGAAGTCAGCAGTAAAGTATTGGAAGAAACCGGGTTGGCTATCGAGGACATGGACCAAATTGTTACCAACTCCCAAGACTTCTGGGATGGGAGAACGATATCCAACCGCACGGTGAGCGAGGCCTGTGGCTCCGTTCTCCGGGCGGAATCTAAAGTAGCCATGGATGGCAGCTTTGCCGTTTTTTATGCGGCCATGCGTATCCTTTCGGGTTGTTACGATTCCTGCCTGCTCGTGTCCCACTGCAAGATGTCCGAGGGGTCACCGCACTTGATCAATAATGCGATGTTCGACCCGCTCTATCAGAGGATCTTGGGGTTCGATGAGCTGGCCACCTGTGCCATGCAGGCCAAGCGTTATATGTATAAATATGGCATCACCGAAGAACAGTGTGCCCAGGTCGCAGTGAAGAACTTGCAAAACGGAAAAAAGAATCCTTATCCTCACCGGGCCATGGATGTAACCGTGGGCCAAGTAATGAGCTCGGGGATGCTGGCCGATCCGATCAAGGCCTTGGACGCCTATCCCATT
It encodes:
- a CDS encoding ABC transporter substrate-binding protein, with amino-acid sequence MKNGFIKILLVVILVCAMATPAMAEKVLRWASQGDALTYDPHSANESPTILAMQQVYETLAIRNPKYEIVPCLATSWKTLDPKTWEFNLRKGVTFHDGTPFTAEDVAFTINRAKGPTSEFRNYLTTVTGTKVVDDHTIHILTSGPDPVLINNLSYVFIMSKKWCEKHGATEAQNFKAKEEKYTVRHENGTGPYVLQIREPDIKTILVKNPKWWNAKTYPYEIDKIIYTPIANPATRVAALLSGEVDFLLDPPFQDLDRLKKNPNIKVDQVAQNRSIFFGLEQASNELRSSNIKGKNPFKDKRVRQAMHLAIDINAIHKVIMRGLSQPANVITAPMVHGYPKELDKRPPHDLQKAKTLLAEAGYPNGFEVKLDCPNNRYNNDEKICQAVVGMLGKAGLKVNLDAQS
- a CDS encoding thiolase family protein → MADRVGIVGVYQTKYESRKIFDSYPELVFEVSSKVLEETGLAIEDMDQIVTNSQDFWDGRTISNRTVSEACGSVLRAESKVAMDGSFAVFYAAMRILSGCYDSCLLVSHCKMSEGSPHLINNAMFDPLYQRILGFDELATCAMQAKRYMYKYGITEEQCAQVAVKNLQNGKKNPYPHRAMDVTVGQVMSSGMLADPIKALDAYPITDGACAMILAIEEKARKWSPKPVWITGIASRLDSFYLGDRDLAEVASLELAAKKAYNMAGVTNPRQEIDLVELSDFYSYQELLWLEGMGFCQRGKAGEMIEKGITALNGELPVNPSGGILSGNPVTVAGAVRVAEAALQLMGQAGQHQVEGAKRGLAQGHCGPCGQGQCVIILERGV